The DNA segment CTGCTGGGTCTAAACCTGACACGACAAGACAgtcaacattattatttaattcaagatttatatataacaggaaattatattaaattaacaatcgTTACACTCAGGGATTCtctagaaattataaattttaatgaacactGCAAGTCCGGAGTTTCTACGTTGGTTGTTAGAGATTGATATAAACCAATAAAAgcatcctatttataatgtcTTAAGTAGATTAGACGTTTAAAAAGGATATCTCTATTACGTTTCAAGATAATAATCACTTGTTCAATGTCTTATTGACATCGAtcaaaattattctaattGACGTGAGatgtcattaatttaaaatgtcatctGCGGTTAATATTACAGAGAATTGAAATGATTggttagaaagaaaaaaagaaaagatttattcccaaaaacatatatatattttgattatattcaCAATACTAGAAATATTAACTGGATTACACATTAAAAGGTTCTATTAGTGTCAcgcttttattgttttcacaaattaataaaaaaatgtgtttctaCAATATATGTGACGCTGTCTGTTTGTGTTgcattattactatttttaatggtAAACCATTTAACTTTTGTTTAGCATTTTCTGTTACGAAATTAATGCAAAGACGTagtgtaaaaaataagttaatcaAATCAACCTACACTTAAAAGGTgctcatatttaattagtcAGTGAGTCAGTTGGAATTCTTTACAAACCCCCTACATTTTACACACCACAAATGTTTACAATGTTAACtatttgttaaattgtttCAATCATTATCATACCCTTATTATCTGCGCTGTAATGACTTCTTAAGTTAGTCAATCTTTAGAACGTAGTACTGTCGTCAGTTAAATAATgagtaatatattgtattacatcgctttaatgaatatattagatGTAAATCTTGATAAACGTGtgatatattgattaaaaaaattaatagaaataaaagtgaaataacTTACCTGTAAGTCTGTTTGGTTTGAAGTGTGTTAACTCATAGTATCTCGTAGCCGCATAATAAGCTATGTGCGCTCCTAAACTTCCGCCGAGCAGTTCAAGTTTACTATGGGACAAACCTTTGTGGGTAAGATGAGAAAGAAAGTCTCCCAATAAATAACCCAGCGGTTTCGTGAGGCGGGCGGCACTGTGGAATAGACTTATTGttagatatatgtaaatacattttgaacTAGGAAACTCTGAAAGaggaaaaaaacatttactattGAAGTATTACaagtattgtattgtattagaAAAGATTTTGTAGTGCATACATAGGATAGGAGCGATGAAGGATGGGATATATCTCCATAATGATGACATTACGACCACGCTCCAGGTAAGGTATTGTAAGAGCTCGTACTATAGGAGAAAATGACGCGTCCAGGTAGCCACTTATATATacctgaaaaatatatgttaacttATGAGTAAAACAGTTGGTTATACACTTATTTTTGGtacattaacttttaaatcaataagataaaaaagattaaaaaaaaatcattttcatctcgtctgcccatgatcacggttgatgCAAAACAAGCGAAAGGTGGGagtatgttgtttaaaataatgaaagacACGTAGTAAAAccgaaaattaaaagttttatttaaaagaatactcgcgaaagtattAGATATCATTAGGTTAAAAAGGCGTTATAGTTTATAGTAGGTATTCATGAATCATGAGCTATTTAACATCTTAGTATATTTCTCACCAGTGTTTTCTTCTTCAGGTCGATATGCTTTGACACGCACGCTACTCCGTTATAGTCCAAAGGACAAGACTCCTCTCTACTGGCTAACCAGCCCTTGTCGGGACAGAGCACTACCACTCGTAAAGAATTCTTAGTTTCCTCTGATAACGTCGTGTTTTTTGTCATTCCAGGACCTGTGGGTTACATtcgttatgttaatattaacgaaatatgtatatagaattGAATACACAAAATGAGATCATTCTCAcgtcgtctgcccgtgatcacggtcgtgAAAAGTAACTAAAACGTCGGCAGAATGcagttgaaataattaaaaaagggtagtaaatccgaaaatattcgtttaattTCATGGAATacacaaatatgaaaaaattattaggaatttagaattaaaaaaatcatttatgtaataatatgtttagcTATTATAGTTACGTAAATCgatgttattttttgaaatcaaGAACAATATTCTAAAGAGGTAAAATGGAAAAAGATATATGTAGCAATAATTAATGCActgttcataataaaatgtatgtttttctaCCGGAACTGACAATGTTTAACGTGATTTTTggaattttgaaatcatgttataaatattttgtttgtttataatatcgGAATACCCACATTCAGCCATCAAGCCTGCCGGGTAGCCAGTATCACGGCCAGCGAGAATAGAAACACTCaaacatattacaaaaataaatatcgacTTCATTTTCAAATGCACAAATAATACAAGCGTGCATCTACCGTATAGGCATAACGCAGACTTGTCGATGAAGTTTCTTAAATTGATGAAGGCTGGCAGaaacattatttgaattagAGGCAGCGTTCTCACGCAATGTTATGGCTTGATGATTCATCTTTAACGGGCTGGTTTGATTCTGGTCGTCTGTTAGATGCATATAAGTAGGTCTGCTCGCTGATAAGTGTCGGCTAGGGCCAGGttggatatattaaagattttttgcaACATAGCTACTTgtcttttttatgtaatttgatATCTGAGTGTCAAGGTtcacttgttatattttactgtgCTTTACTTGTATTGTATCATCGATATTTAAACCTAATCAAACGAAGAAATAGTGATACATTgcctattattatattttattttgtttatagttCTGGATAGATTTAGAACTGTTGTAGAAACATAATCTTAAGGCGCTGGTATTACTCATAGTAacagaatattgtttttacaatCGAAATATtagtagattaaaaatatatatcacgataaaaaaaatattctcaaaaaggagttttatataacatatatctaATAGAAATAGGAAACTTTTGAGATTCTTACAAGgagataagtttttataacaaagttttcGTGTTGGGAAAACGTTACCATAACCGGTGCTCGGGTAACGAGTTACTGTAAACAACATATAGTAATGTCTGGTGGAACTAGATTGATTTCCAACTCGGGGAAACTGGCTTCACGCGTGAACCTCATCACAATGCGAGGAGATTTTTTCCTGTCGAGTAGAAAGCCAATTATTTAGTAAACGCTAAGAGCGATCTGCGAGCACAGCCAACACCGGTTTTACCGGCAGTGCAACTTAGTACCTCGCGGTCGAAGCGCGCCGACAGACACGTTATACACACGAGAATGTTGTAGAATATCACTCGTATTGAACACTTGACGGAATACtgcgtttatttataaacaatgaatGAATCTGTGAGTGAGGATACTTGGTTATGGGTTCGCGGTGTGTTGAGGTCATGGTTGGAGGATCCCGGAGTGGAGGAGTTCCGGGGTCTGAACATGAGCGAGCTGCAGATGGACCAGGCCTACATGATGGGAATCGCTGATGGGGACGTCGGCGTCTACTCAGTATCAGATGACTGCTTCAgagtaagttataaatattaataaataaaatttttgaaataactcGTCGCTGACTAAGTAGTAAAAAATGGATCGTTTTTGcctttaattgtaattatttataagaaaatatgtgggtattttaacattatcgaGCTTACTTTCATCTCGCTTGTAAATGTTTAAGATCTAACTATCATAGTTATTGTGTTcctttaaatacattattatcatgaaaacacatatttaaaacgtaaaagacaaaatattttaagtattctgtGTAtactttgtttacaaaaaattgtttcaagtGTCGACTTGGAACCATTCAACCTTTTTCAATTACAACCTTCGTTGATATCTACCTAATCACGAGCACTACAAACGATTGTGTGGAAAAGGTCGAGTgctttgtatgaaatttttaagaagaacaaaaaaatatataacgcattatattttaattgacgaCTTCTaatatccaaataaaaaaaacattatttagattccagatattttatagcaaaagtagaactattatttttccgTTTAATtgatagtaaattttattttctacaaaataataatatatcggTTAGTCCGGCGCAGTGCAGCAGAacgtcaattaaaaaaaaaatattaatatttatgtcaagctatgaatatttacaagcattctatttaatatattagactATATATAAGTGAAAGTAAAAATAGCGACCGAGTAgcgtatttttaaacaatatatttatcatttaagagCAATTTGTGAGTTATAATTAAAGctcataacaaaaaatttacgatGTTACCAATTACAAGAATTACGTGTTTTATGTAACACAAAGGAAGTGGCAGTTTTATccttagttttattgttagaaAATGCTAAGTCGATCATGATgcaactataatttttttctgaataaaGTTGTAGTTCTGAAGTTTTGAgctattaaatctatttaatttcaattgaatCTTCATTTCTTTCATTTACCTCTTAGACTTTATCTCTTCTTTTTGTTCTAACatatttaagaaacttttttttataagaatcgCCCGTGTggtagataatataatatattaacttacaCGTTCAAAATCTGTCATATAACAGACACCGCTTACGAGGTCCGTatcagttaatattaaataaatggtattttaaaacgttacgtgctagttttaaaactttttactcAACAACCCCAATTCCTAGATATTGCAGAACgtattattttctgtaaacAACTCGCTTAACGCAATGCACTTTATAATTGAAGTGaacgttttgttataaattttataattttagtaattagtacgaaatatatgtaacatCCTGAGCCTTCGACGAGACTGTCAGTAATTTAGTGAAGCGATTTCAAATATCCTTCAATTCGCGTGCACAGTCGAGAAAGTCGGTAACTTCGTAAAAACTTTTGAAGacgaaatgtttaaaattaaataattcacattattttttgcGGTCGCagctaaaacatttaaatttattagatatttttaaacggaTTACCGCGACAAAATCTAATTGTATGCTACCGACTGTAGGTTGATGAACTCCAATTATCAACAGCGATTGACGTACGCCGGGATTCCCGAGGGAATGGAACTTATTCATACGGGTAAAAATTAACCCCAGGAACAATTCAACAATTACAAAACACtgatacatacaaaatatatattgataccGAGTACATATAacgttaataataatgaattacatCAAAAGATAATAAGgaaaacatgtttaaaatcaaatgtgtattattatttttttattaaaatatgcttGCGGTATGTGTGTCAAGAATTCCGCACGCGATTGTTCTCGAGTGAAATTACGTGTTGTATGGGAGGGTGATGAAGTTTTAACTGTCACTATACAACACGCAAGTTTAATTGTTGCGTTGCAATAGACTTACCAAACCATGCTACGTACACATTGATTGAATATAGATCGTTTATAGACGGACCGATTTCATAGTCTCCATGTGGAATTTCCGTGAAGCTATGATAATAGTCGATGTCACACTACACCAAAACATTGTTGTTTCGTGAATTCATTACATAACGAGACCGCTTAGTATTTGACCGTTGGAAGACTTGTTGTGTAACATTACCTTTCTCAAAGACATTTCATGTGTAATCGCATAATGCGATGCAAACGACGCGCTTTGAAAAGTTAAGTTTCAACAATAACAGTTAGTGagtaagtaataaatgttttgtgagTTATAAAActgtcttaatattaattttcttatacaacacgattataacaatttcaggaagttaattgaatataaaactacgataagaaattttgtttatttgtgtccatcgtttaatgtttttgtcgTATGTCGTACAGTGCCCGTTTGAGCTGCAGAAGTCTTTGGATCCCTCGTCAAATAGCTCGTGGATTGTAAGCACTGCCAAGCGTTCAACGTGGAGGGTGTACAGCGGCGCCGACGAACAATTTATAACTGCTAGAAATACTACGTAAgtaacacattatatatttgtttcccACAGAAATATGAATACTTTTCTGAATTAATTTACTCCAGACTTTTACCATGGactattatttagttttcaaatGCGAAAACCGTTTaactcttttttttcttttcattataatcCCAGTATTTAAACAGATCCATATTATAAGcccttataaatattgaaaacatgATTAGAAAAAATCTTACATACAATCAGAATCATTATCatggaaaaaataaacaaaggaaATGTCGAAGAGAATAgctttagtattttattgcaTGACTATGCATcgaaatctttatattttaagttatttgtttgttcGCGGAAAGAAAGTCTGAACACGATCAGAATAATCAGCTCCGCAGCCGCTTTGAAttcgaaattataaaacttttacttaACTTCATAATCACTAAGCAATTcgacatacaaaaatataacaagcataaaacgatatatatacatttataattaaataaaaaaatgttcattgtGGTCTGACAAtaagtcaataaaattattttcccaCCTCTCTACGCTGGGTTAGTCATCGGACAATAGTAACTTCCTTAATGAAAATACTaagagtaatataataaatttcctttatatctttaaaccAGTTACAATCagtattaagtattaatttcGTCGAAATTTTGTTACGCGTAATCCGGAATAGCGTTTACTAGTTATTAGAACTGATAAGTTATAattgcatatttatattgtgacCGTACCATACGCATGATTTAATCTtggtaaataaagaaatataggaGTAGTAATAAaagtcttttattatataaaatagtccaTGAAATCAACATTAATTTTGCTCATAATTTACGCCAACCcgtaaaataatcaaatgttTAGCACAtttttaacatgaaatatttagcagtatataacttttacttactaaatgttatttagaaGATTTACATCTTATTTTCTTCACAAATAATAACGTTGCTTAAACAAACGTGTTACTGTTACTATttctatgttaaaaatttaaataaatgtaatggcTTTTGCGCAATAGCTaagtcaattttatttgtggAAATCCTCCTTAgcgaattattttataattgctttAATGTAAGTATTTGTGATGTAGGAAACATCGCGTATAAGTGTCTCATATCCAAGGagggtattatttattaaaatctaaagtttttatgttcacaatatacacaattttaagtaattctcCCTTCCAGAGGACTGTTATGCCAAATGAGACCAAATCTGGGGGAGTTCGGAGTATACACGTTAAACGCAACCAGCGAAGGTTGCGACATACGAACGGAAAAGGAACCCGTCGATATATATATGCGTaagtgatatttttcattaaaacctcCTTACTCTGGTCttacaaattacaatataaataggCACAAGTCCTCACTCGAGTAGCTACACTCGTCCgagtactttatttatttacgaatAACTGTTTGTTATGAGTTTGATGAACTTTAAACATTGccagtaaaataaatagcagCAGCTTTGACGGCCTCAGtaaacataaacatatatatgtaatctaGGCTTTAGATTAtacacaattatattttattaaatgcaatTGAGTAAGAAAGCAAATAGACACTCCGGAGtcgtaaatatttatcgatacTTCAGCCCTGACTTACATCCTAAAAACATTTACCTTTTTTGGTCTTATTACGGTcgtaaattattcaaaatattgtcGGATTTGACAATAACAACGGCCCGTTTGTAATAACCTTGACATACAAATGATGTCctcatttaaaaatcaagaTACTGACACCTTATCTCACGGCCTTAAGGATACTGATTATTGTGAAAATTCGCTATTTTTCTCTACTATATATACGTACGTATATATCGGACTTAActgtttaacattatatattataagaacaaaAACGAAAGTTTATCTGTTAGCAATACCTTTCACAACGTTGGTCGttgtattctattatattgtcaaaattaaatgtcatagAGTTcattgtacaataaatatttaaacatttatttataacaaaactttcaaaatgtagatctcaaaataaaatactacttaaagtctatttatattataatgcatttttttttattctttaatgcataataatttaaatgacatttatattttttttattataacctgTGTAGACTCCCTTTTATACATCTTTTGTTGTCTATGGAAGAAGAAAGATTAAATTTCGTTCTCAAATTACTCATGTATCTAAATCCCTCTTGTCTCACCTTCTATTCCTTCGTGcacatctttatatatattgggaGGGTCAGTATCTCAGAAcgttaacatatttatatggaaCTAAACGACCTTGTTTCTAAAATAACTGCACTAATGATGACCTTCACTATAAAACCAAACAAGTGTATAAATaatcacttaaataatattttcctcaTTATCTTATACAGTAATGTGGCTATcttgttgttttgtttatcaatggaaataaatttatcgttATTGTTTACTAAGTTACCTGATCTATTCGCCATACAACTGGGACATACAGACGGTATATCTGACTGCAGCGA comes from the Danaus plexippus chromosome 15, MEX_DaPlex, whole genome shotgun sequence genome and includes:
- the LOC116766604 gene encoding lipase member H-like, encoding MKSIFIFVICLSVSILAGRDTGYPAGLMAECPGMTKNTTLSEETKNSLRVVVLCPDKGWLASREESCPLDYNGVACVSKHIDLKKKTLVYISGYLDASFSPIVRALTIPYLERGRNVIIMEIYPILHRSYPIAARLTKPLGYLLGDFLSHLTHKGLSHSKLELLGGSLGAHIAYYAATRYYELTHFKPNRLTGLDPAGPCFRSLPPRDRFHSAGALKVDAIHTNIDGFGIPDTIGHVDFYVNGGEFQPSMVSDYLLPCFQLCSHVRSAIYWLIASYERHQFVGVKCNSVAEARHGKCYYRGVDTNVLGPKTNFNRPGIYYLPTTENKPFYMGKEGLKKRKYDVNHYLLQVSPEKDMII